A genomic stretch from Solanum stenotomum isolate F172 chromosome 8, ASM1918654v1, whole genome shotgun sequence includes:
- the LOC125874163 gene encoding uncharacterized protein LOC125874163, translating to MGNSLRCCLACVLPCGALDLIRIVHLNGHVEEITSPITAYEVLKNYPNHVLSKPCSQGTMARRILILSPESELKRGSIYFLIPASSVPEKKKSGITSSSIKKSPKNTITTTTKTTNNKKCHVSIPDDRDFSSDSTMPKLKKSLSHRRSKSGKVVVWRPHLTSISED from the coding sequence ATGGGAAATagtttaaggtgttgtttggCTTGTGTTCTTCCTTGTGGTGCACTTGATTTAATTCGTATTGTACATTTAAATGGTCATGTTGAAGAAATTACAAGTCCAATCACAGCGTATGAAGTTCTAAAAAATTACCCTAATCATGTTTTGAGTAAACCATGCTCTCAAGGTACAATGGCTCGCCGGATTCTGATCTTATCGCCGGAATCGGAGCTCAAAAGGGGAAGTATATACTTCTTGATTCCGGCATCTTCTGTCCCAGAGAAGAAAAAATCCGGGATCACATCCTCCTCAATCaagaaatcaccaaaaaatactATTACTACTACTACAAAAACAACCAATAATAAGAAATGCCACGTCAGCATTCCCGATGATCGCGATTTTTCGAGTGATAGTACAATGCCAAAATTAAAGAAGTCATTGTCTCACCGGAGGAGTAAGAGCGGGAAGGTTGTTGTGTGGAGGCCTCATCTCACTAGCATTTCTGAAGACTAA